Part of the Streptomyces sp. f51 genome is shown below.
GAGGGCGCGGACCAGGCCGTAGTAGAAGGCGGCGTTGGCGATGACGTCGGTGACGGTGGGTCCCGCGGGCAGCACCCGGTTCTCGACGCGCAGATGCGGGACGCCGTCGGCGATGCCGTACACGGGACGGTTCCAGCGGTAGACCGTGCCGTTGTGCAGCACCAGTTCGGCCAGCCTGGGCACGCCGCCGGCGTCGAGGACACCGAGCGGGTCCTCCTCGTCGCAGATGGGCAGCAGGGGCGGGAAGAACCGCAGGTTCTCCTCGAAGAGGTCGTACGCCGAGGTGACCCAGCGTTCGCCGAACCAGGTGCGCGGCCTGACCCCCTGGGCCTGGAGCTCCGGCGGCCGGGTGTCGGTGGACTGCTGGAAGAGCGGGGGCCTCGACTCCCGCCACAGCTCACGCCCGAACAGGAAGGGCGAGTTGGCCCCGATCGCGACCTGCGGGGCCGCGACCGCCTGCGCCGCGTTCCACACGTCCGCGAACCGGCCAGGAGTGACCTGGAGGTGCAACTGCACCGAGGTGCAGGCGGCTTCGGGCGCGATGGACGCCGACCTGCACACCAGACGCTCCACACCGTCGATGTCGAGTTCGAAATCCTCTCCGCGGGCGGCCACGATCTGGTCGTTGAGGAGTGTGTAGCGGTCGACGTCCGACAGGTTGGAGGACACCAGATCGTCCTGGCCGAGCGTCGGCAGAATACCGATCATGACGATTCCGGCGTCGACCTCACTGGCTTTCCTGTGGGCATACGCGAGCGAGGTGCGGATCTCCTCGGCGAGCCGGTCGAAAACCCGGCCGCCCAATCGGTGTGGGGCTATGTTGACTTCCAGGTTGAACATGGCTAGTTCTGTTTGGAAGTCGCGGCTCGCAATCCTCTCCAGAACTTGCCCGTTCATCATTCTGGGCATGCCGTCGGGCCCTGCGAGATTCAATTCGATCTCCAGGCCCATCAGGTTCTTCGGGCGGTCGAACCGCTTCTCCTCCAGCAGTCGCTCCAGCCCCGTCAGACACTGTCGGAGCTTGTCGCGGTGGCGCTGCCGATCGGACAGGCCGAACGTCCCTGCCACGACCTTCTCCCCCATCGAAGTGTCCCTCCTCGGATGGGCAGGCCGACGTTTCGGCCCTGGCGTCCCGGGTCACGGGGGATGATGCCCAGGCAACACGATCCATAACGTCCCGCGCGGCCTCTTCGACCGCTAGTCTGGACATCGGCCTCAGGCACATTCACGCGGCATGGAGCACCGAGCACGTTTACGGTCCGGAACGATCTCGTGAAAAACGCCGACGAGAATCGGCCGACCGCTCGGGCCATGCATTCCGAGGTCACCGCGATTCGATCGCGCAGAAGCGGGATGAATACCGCATTTCGCCGACCGGATATCGACTTGTTCTTCGTATTCACCGCGACTAGACGAAACAACGCCTGAACACGCGTCGTATAAACTCCGCTACCGAGGCGGAGAGTTGGCGCTCGCGGTCCCAGGTCCTGTCGTCACGGTGACGACGGCAGGCGACACCCTGTCGGCAGATCCAGACCCCTCGCCCACCTCCGACCCGAGAGCTGACAGCGCCGTCCGCCCCCGCCCTCGCGCCACTGTGCCTGTCGAATGAGAGGCGACCCACCATGCCGCTGCACGTACCCCCGGCTCCCGCGCCCGCCCTGCGCACGGTTCTCACGGCACTCGGTTCCCCCACCGCCGTCCGCGAAGCCCGCACCCCGTCCCTGCGCCTGGCACAGGGACCCGTCACCCCCGAACTCCCGCTGCCCGTCCACGTCCTGGACCGCATCACCCCCGCGGGCGCCTCCGCCACCCGGCTCGCCGGATGGCGTTTCCTGATCCGTTGCGGCGACCGCGCGGTGGCCGCCGCCGACACCATGCTGACCCCGGACGGCTGGGCCTTCTCACGCTTCTTCGAAGGCCCCTACATCACCGCGACCGAGCGCGCACTGCGGCAGGCGGAGACCATGCAGCAGCCCTATCAGGCACGTCTGCTGTCCGTGCCCGAGCTGTACATGCTGACGCTCTGGCTGCACGGCGACTGCACCGCGGACGGCGCCGCCGGCCATCCCGCCGCCACCGACCTCCTGGTCCCCCTCGCACCGGCCCCGCCCGGCATCGCCGCGCACCGGCCCTACCTCGTCACCGAACTGCTCCCGGTCCTCACCCACCGCGTCACCCCGGCACCGCTCCTCAGCTCGCCCGCCTGAGCCCCCGCAGCTTCCGTCCGTGCCCCGCGGCCGTACCCCACACGGGTAAACCCGGCCGCGGGGCACGGCGTTGCCGACAACCCGGAGAGCCGCCCGCTCGTTAGGGCTTCCAACCGCTCGTACGAGGCAGAACGCGCTCCGCGCCCGACCGGACTAGCCCGATCCGGCCCCCTCGAACCACCCGAAAGGACAGCGCAGTTGGGGTGAACCCTCCGCACGGGTGATGCGTCATCAACCTGTGAGAAGCGGTGCCCTCAAATCCCTGCGGATCGGCGCCCGTGGGGCAACACTGGGGTCAGACCACACACCAACGGGGGGCGGCGATGAGTACCTCGAGCCGCAAGACAGACACCACAGCCATCACTCACATCTCGACCCAGCGAAAGATCCCATCCATGTGCCAGCACCAGCCACTGTGTCCCGCAGCCGAATCAGCCGACCGGGAGTCCGCCCGCCTCGTGGCGCATCACCCGGAGCAGGGATGGAGCCTGCTGTGCAACGGCGTTCTGCTCTTCGAGGACACCGGTGAGCTCCTGCCGGACGGTCAGATCATCGCCCCGCACCGCCCGCTGGGCGGCGCGCCGGTGATGACGGCCGCCTGAGCCGCACGACCCGGGCGGCCGTCACAGGCCGCCCAGACACACGAGGGGCCGGCCCGGAGACGTACTCTCCGAACCGGCCCCGACGCATGTCCGGGGACGGTCACTCCCCGTAGGCGCCCACGTGCCGAGCGCTGATCAGTCCTCGTAGGCGTCCAGCGGCGGGCAGGAGCAGACGAGGTTGCGGTCGCCGTACGCCTGGTCGATGCGGCGCACCGGCGGCCAGTACTTGTCGGCGGCCGAGACGCCGGCCGGGAAGACGGCCTCCTCCCGGGTGTACGGGTGCTCCCAGTCGCCGCCGAGCGCGGCGGCCGTGTGCGGCGCCCCGCGGAGCGGGTTGTCGTCCACGGCCCACTCGCCGCTGCCGACCTTCTCGATCTCCGCGCGGATCGCGATCATCGCGTCGCAGAACCGGTCGAGCTCGCCCAGGTCCTCGGACTCGGTGGGCTCGATCATCAGCGTGCCGGCCACCG
Proteins encoded:
- a CDS encoding glutamate--cysteine ligase; translation: MGEKVVAGTFGLSDRQRHRDKLRQCLTGLERLLEEKRFDRPKNLMGLEIELNLAGPDGMPRMMNGQVLERIASRDFQTELAMFNLEVNIAPHRLGGRVFDRLAEEIRTSLAYAHRKASEVDAGIVMIGILPTLGQDDLVSSNLSDVDRYTLLNDQIVAARGEDFELDIDGVERLVCRSASIAPEAACTSVQLHLQVTPGRFADVWNAAQAVAAPQVAIGANSPFLFGRELWRESRPPLFQQSTDTRPPELQAQGVRPRTWFGERWVTSAYDLFEENLRFFPPLLPICDEEDPLGVLDAGGVPRLAELVLHNGTVYRWNRPVYGIADGVPHLRVENRVLPAGPTVTDVIANAAFYYGLVRALAEEQRPVWTRMPFEAAAANFDAACRHGIDARLEWPRRGRHGGTTQVDAANLVREELLPLAAAGLDAWGVEPVDRDLYLGVIEDRCRLRVNGATWQTATFHRALEKGLGRDAALAATTRRYGELMHLGEPVHTWPVGLPEPVPLG
- a CDS encoding DUF5999 family protein, with the protein product MCQHQPLCPAAESADRESARLVAHHPEQGWSLLCNGVLLFEDTGELLPDGQIIAPHRPLGGAPVMTAA